In Canis aureus isolate CA01 chromosome 6, VMU_Caureus_v.1.0, whole genome shotgun sequence, one genomic interval encodes:
- the LTAP1 gene encoding protein C1orf43 homolog isoform X1, producing the protein MASSSNWLSGVNVVLVMAYGSLVFVLLFIFVKRQIMRFAMKSRRGPHVPVGHNAPKDLKEEIDIRLSRVQDIKYEPQLLADGDARLLQLETQGNQNCYNYLYRMKALDAIRASEIPFHAEGRHPRSLMGKNFRSYLLDLRNTSTPFKGVRKALIDTLLDGYETARYGTGVFGQSEYLRYQEALSELATVVKARSGSSQRQHQSAAKDLTQSPEVSPTTIQVTYLPSSQKSKRAKHFLELKSFKDNYNTLESTL; encoded by the exons ATGGCGTCCAGCAGTAACTGGCTGTCCGGCGTGAATGTCGTGCTGGTGATGGCCTACGGGAGCCTG GTGTTTGTTctgctatttatttttgtgaagagACAAATCATGCGCTTTGCAATGAAATCCCGAAGGGGACCTCATGTCCCTGTGGGACACAATGCCCCCAAG GACTTGAAAGAGGAGATTGATATCCGGCTATCCAGGGTTCAAGATATCAAGTATGAACCTCAGCTCCTTGCAGATGGTGATGCAAGACTGCTACAGCTGGAAACCCAGGGAAATCAGA ATTGCTACAACTATCTATACAGGATGAAAGCTCTGGATGCCATCCGTGCCTCTG AGATACCATTTCACGCTGAAGGCAGGCATCCCCGTTCCTTAATGGGCAAGAATTTCCGCTCCTACCTGCTAGATCTTCGGAACACTAGTACTCCTTTTAAGGGTGTACGCAAAGCCCTCATTGATACCTTGCTGGATGGCTATGAAACAGCCCGCTACGGGACAGGG GTCTTTGGCCAGAGTGAGTACCTGCGCTACCAGGAGGCCCTGAGTGAGCTTGCCACCGT GGTCAAAGCACGAAGCGGGAGCTCTCAGAGACAGCACCAGTCGGCAGCCAAAGATCTAACCCAGTCTCCTGAAGTCTCCCCGACAACCATCCAGGTGACATACCTCCCCTCCAGTCAGAAGAGTAAACGTGCCAAGCACTTCCTGGAGTTGAAAAGTTTTAAGGACAACTATAACACTTTGGAAAGTACACTGTGA
- the LTAP1 gene encoding protein C1orf43 homolog isoform X2: MASSSNWLSGVNVVLVMAYGSLDLKEEIDIRLSRVQDIKYEPQLLADGDARLLQLETQGNQNCYNYLYRMKALDAIRASEIPFHAEGRHPRSLMGKNFRSYLLDLRNTSTPFKGVRKALIDTLLDGYETARYGTGVFGQSEYLRYQEALSELATVVKARSGSSQRQHQSAAKDLTQSPEVSPTTIQVTYLPSSQKSKRAKHFLELKSFKDNYNTLESTL; this comes from the exons ATGGCGTCCAGCAGTAACTGGCTGTCCGGCGTGAATGTCGTGCTGGTGATGGCCTACGGGAGCCTG GACTTGAAAGAGGAGATTGATATCCGGCTATCCAGGGTTCAAGATATCAAGTATGAACCTCAGCTCCTTGCAGATGGTGATGCAAGACTGCTACAGCTGGAAACCCAGGGAAATCAGA ATTGCTACAACTATCTATACAGGATGAAAGCTCTGGATGCCATCCGTGCCTCTG AGATACCATTTCACGCTGAAGGCAGGCATCCCCGTTCCTTAATGGGCAAGAATTTCCGCTCCTACCTGCTAGATCTTCGGAACACTAGTACTCCTTTTAAGGGTGTACGCAAAGCCCTCATTGATACCTTGCTGGATGGCTATGAAACAGCCCGCTACGGGACAGGG GTCTTTGGCCAGAGTGAGTACCTGCGCTACCAGGAGGCCCTGAGTGAGCTTGCCACCGT GGTCAAAGCACGAAGCGGGAGCTCTCAGAGACAGCACCAGTCGGCAGCCAAAGATCTAACCCAGTCTCCTGAAGTCTCCCCGACAACCATCCAGGTGACATACCTCCCCTCCAGTCAGAAGAGTAAACGTGCCAAGCACTTCCTGGAGTTGAAAAGTTTTAAGGACAACTATAACACTTTGGAAAGTACACTGTGA